Proteins encoded within one genomic window of Sphaerotilus montanus:
- a CDS encoding COG3014 family protein yields the protein MKAIAIKLGLIAPMFLAGCATISTQTYDQVREARDTSGPQGAVKVLEQAGGTDLLSQLEYGEMLRLASRHEDSLKAFQSADQKVGEWENGARSDIEKTAGMVLGAVVSERLTAYEGQDYEKVMLTVRMALDRMALGDWNTARVDIRRTHDREDLIAELRAKEYSKVEEKAKAESKTEGFQPIKLTEIDGYPVKSIQDPRLSQLKNGYQNALGHYLSGFLYEALQEPSLAAPGYQRAAELSPGSKLPQQALATLDRRVARATAGQTDVLFLIEHGEAPRLVAKSFAIPYGIGGVGVPKFFQMSIPYFDDMPSKSAAPSQITVGGRSLKLEPIVDFGLMANRSLKDRMPGILLRGFIRGAAKAVVRDKVNERNPLLGLAVTLATVASEVPDDRTWRGLPQRIYIARAQMPEGEHTIRIDGVADAVQPVRVAGRYAVVPIRIIGSRGFNTGVALLNQGGAVTASSGDTPGTSADSPVGGDAGTPSASPIAVTPDVAAPAAVRRVKVRK from the coding sequence ATGAAAGCGATTGCAATAAAGCTGGGCCTGATTGCGCCCATGTTTCTGGCCGGGTGTGCCACCATCAGCACACAGACCTATGACCAGGTGCGTGAAGCCCGTGACACGAGCGGCCCGCAGGGTGCGGTCAAGGTGCTGGAACAGGCTGGTGGCACGGATCTGCTGTCCCAGCTGGAATATGGCGAGATGCTGCGTCTGGCCTCCCGCCACGAAGACAGCCTGAAAGCTTTCCAGTCCGCGGACCAGAAGGTCGGCGAATGGGAAAACGGCGCCCGCTCCGACATCGAGAAAACCGCCGGCATGGTATTGGGTGCAGTCGTCAGCGAGCGGCTCACGGCCTACGAAGGCCAGGATTATGAAAAGGTCATGCTCACCGTGCGCATGGCGCTCGACCGGATGGCCCTCGGCGACTGGAATACGGCCCGCGTCGATATCCGCCGTACCCACGACCGCGAAGACCTGATCGCCGAACTGCGCGCGAAGGAATACAGCAAGGTCGAGGAAAAGGCGAAGGCGGAATCGAAGACCGAAGGTTTCCAGCCGATCAAGCTGACTGAAATCGACGGGTATCCGGTGAAGTCGATCCAGGATCCCCGGCTGAGCCAGCTGAAGAATGGCTACCAGAATGCGCTCGGGCATTATCTGTCCGGGTTTCTCTACGAAGCCTTGCAGGAGCCCAGCCTCGCCGCACCGGGTTACCAGCGCGCTGCCGAGTTGTCGCCTGGCAGCAAGTTGCCGCAGCAGGCCCTGGCCACGCTGGATCGCCGCGTGGCCCGTGCGACCGCGGGCCAGACCGATGTCCTGTTCCTGATCGAACATGGCGAAGCGCCCCGACTGGTGGCGAAGAGCTTTGCGATTCCCTATGGCATTGGCGGGGTCGGCGTACCGAAATTCTTCCAGATGAGCATCCCCTACTTCGACGACATGCCGTCGAAGAGCGCGGCGCCCAGCCAGATCACGGTGGGTGGCCGCAGCCTGAAGCTGGAACCCATCGTCGATTTCGGCCTGATGGCCAACCGTTCCCTGAAGGACCGCATGCCCGGCATCCTGCTGCGGGGGTTCATCCGTGGCGCGGCCAAGGCGGTCGTGCGGGACAAGGTGAACGAGCGGAATCCGCTGCTGGGCCTGGCCGTCACCCTGGCGACTGTGGCCAGCGAGGTGCCGGATGACCGCACCTGGCGTGGCCTGCCGCAGCGCATCTACATCGCCCGGGCGCAGATGCCCGAGGGTGAGCACACCATCAGGATCGACGGTGTCGCGGACGCCGTCCAGCCGGTGAGGGTCGCGGGCCGCTATGCGGTGGTGCCCATCCGGATCATCGGCAGCCGCGGGTTCAACACGGGGGTGGCCTTGTTGAATCAAGGTGGTGCGGTGACCGCCAGTTCAGGGGACACGCCGGGAACTTCGGCGGATTCTCCGGTGGGTGGTGATGCCGGCACGCCGTCCGCATCCCCCATCGCGGTGACGCCGGATGTGGCTGCGCCAGCGGCTGTCCGGCGCGTCAAGGTACGGAAATGA
- a CDS encoding YcfL family protein, with amino-acid sequence MSLISLVSLAMVGCAQQDRVVEMATPMAQSQMAGSAASKVLLRGAANDVKIVDVRAQKRSGMLTVQTEVINEAGRNRTVYWRYRWLDDAGMQIGDDEPWKPQQLLGHQSIMLRGSAMKTTAADFRLEMNVEP; translated from the coding sequence GTGTCGCTGATCTCCCTGGTGTCGCTGGCCATGGTGGGCTGTGCCCAGCAGGACCGTGTCGTGGAAATGGCCACGCCGATGGCGCAGTCGCAAATGGCGGGATCTGCGGCCAGCAAGGTACTGCTGCGCGGCGCGGCCAATGACGTGAAGATCGTGGATGTCCGCGCCCAGAAGCGTTCCGGCATGCTGACGGTGCAGACCGAAGTGATCAACGAGGCCGGCCGCAACCGCACCGTGTACTGGCGCTATCGCTGGCTGGATGACGCGGGCATGCAGATTGGCGATGACGAACCCTGGAAGCCGCAGCAACTGCTCGGACACCAGTCGATCATGCTGCGTGGCAGCGCGATGAAAACCACCGCCGCCGATTTCCGGCTTGAAATGAATGTGGAACCCTGA
- the lpoB gene encoding penicillin-binding protein activator LpoB yields the protein MNKNLLRRLPAIVTLAAVAVLAGCATPVNSPVSDPSSGVQRVDPGLVGNTGTGHDATDLNLIAEKMTQSLLELPLLTGRPTLAIAQVKNKTGEYIDTNNILNTIQTQVLKSGKVRFVRSTAELGGAVDQLSTTNSSGLYDKKTAPKMGKMLAAKYTLEGEFTSIVSSNARVKDVFYKFTLKMIDTESGVIEWVDEKQIRKIQNK from the coding sequence ATGAACAAGAATCTCCTGCGCCGCCTGCCGGCCATCGTGACGCTGGCGGCCGTGGCGGTCCTGGCTGGTTGTGCCACGCCGGTGAATTCCCCGGTGTCGGACCCGTCCTCGGGCGTGCAACGGGTCGATCCCGGTCTGGTCGGCAATACCGGCACCGGCCATGACGCGACGGACCTGAATCTCATCGCCGAGAAAATGACGCAGTCGCTGCTGGAATTGCCGCTGCTGACGGGCCGTCCGACGCTCGCGATTGCGCAGGTCAAGAACAAGACCGGCGAATACATCGACACCAACAACATCCTGAACACCATCCAGACCCAGGTGCTCAAGAGCGGCAAGGTCCGATTCGTGCGCAGCACGGCGGAACTGGGGGGCGCGGTCGACCAGCTGAGCACGACCAACAGCTCCGGCCTGTACGACAAGAAGACCGCCCCGAAAATGGGCAAGATGCTGGCCGCCAAATACACGCTCGAAGGCGAGTTCACCTCGATCGTCAGCAGCAATGCGCGCGTGAAGGATGTCTTCTACAAATTCACCCTCAAGATGATCGACACGGAATCCGGTGTGATCGAGTGGGTGGACGAGAAGCAGATCCGCAAGATCCAGAACAAGTGA
- a CDS encoding M48 family metallopeptidase gives MPSPSPSSPPQTHHLDISGLRVEIARQRIKHLHLGVYPPDGRVRVAAPLAVDDEAVRLAVVQRLGWIRRQQARFAAQPRESRREMVSGESHQVFGQRRRLRVVEVDAPPKVERVGLTTLRLQVRPGMDRDRRARVLQEWNRAEMKRLVPELLARWAPVLGVTVGAWGVKRMKTKWGSCTPATGRIWLNLDLARHRPACIEYVVVHELAHLVERRHDERFRALLDRVLPAWTSLRAELNQGTLADEVWRD, from the coding sequence ATGCCCTCGCCATCACCATCTTCTCCGCCGCAGACCCACCATCTCGACATCAGCGGCCTGCGCGTCGAGATCGCCCGCCAGCGCATCAAGCACCTGCACCTCGGGGTCTACCCGCCGGACGGGCGCGTGCGCGTGGCGGCGCCGTTGGCAGTGGACGACGAGGCGGTGCGGCTCGCGGTCGTGCAGCGGCTGGGCTGGATCCGCCGCCAGCAGGCGCGGTTTGCGGCGCAGCCACGCGAATCACGGCGCGAGATGGTCAGCGGCGAAAGCCACCAGGTGTTCGGCCAGCGGCGTCGGCTGCGCGTGGTCGAGGTGGACGCGCCGCCCAAAGTCGAGCGCGTCGGACTGACGACGCTGCGGCTGCAGGTGCGCCCCGGCATGGACCGGGACCGGCGTGCGCGGGTGCTGCAGGAGTGGAACCGCGCCGAAATGAAGCGGCTGGTGCCCGAGCTGCTGGCGCGTTGGGCGCCGGTGCTGGGCGTCACGGTCGGCGCCTGGGGCGTGAAGCGGATGAAAACCAAATGGGGAAGCTGCACGCCCGCAACCGGCCGCATCTGGCTGAACCTCGACCTGGCGCGGCACCGGCCGGCGTGCATCGAGTACGTCGTCGTGCATGAACTCGCGCACCTCGTCGAGCGGCGGCACGACGAGCGCTTCCGCGCGCTGCTGGACCGGGTGCTGCCCGCGTGGACCTCGCTGCGGGCAGAGCTGAACCAGGGAACACTGGCGGACGAGGTGTGGCGGGATTGA
- a CDS encoding type I restriction endonuclease subunit R, which yields MKQISLNEFTTQCRVLHLFTESLGYTYLGHWSDRPDNRNIEPALLRAFLLAQGVDAALANRAIFQLEQTANDRVQRLHDRNRAVYELLRYGVKVRPDAGEQTRDVWLIDWKHPERNHFGIAEEVTVKPHDPRAHTKRPDLVLYVNGIALAVIELKRSTVSVSEGIRQNLDNQKPEFIEGFFSTLQFVMAGSDTEGLRYGTIGTPERHYLTWREDGADLADDPRSPLDQHLGWLCHKARLLELVHDFVVFDSGRKKLCRHNQYFGVRAAQTHLQRREGGILWHTQGSGKSLTMVWLAKWIREHIADARVLIITDRTELDAQIEKVFHGVQEQLHRTRDGADLVRVLGDDRPWLIGSLVHKFGGVSRKTARDENDGGEAGDVAGFVEAIHKALPPGFQARGRLHVFVDECHRTQSGLLHDAMKAILPDAVFIGFTGTPLLKSDKQRSIEVFGGYLHTYKFNEAVRDRVVLDLRYEARDIDQRITSQRKIDDWFEAHTAALTDLAKAQLKARWGTMQTLLSSRSRLEQIVADILLDMATRDRLKSGCGNAMLVAGSVYEACRYHDLFSRTPLAGRCAVVSSYVPKVADVKGEATGEGVTDALQKYETYRRMLADWFKLPPDEAVLRIDDFETEVKQRFIDEPAQMQLLIVVDKLLTGFDAPPATYLYIDKPMRDHGLFQAICRVNRLDGDDKEVGCIVDYKHLFERVEGAIQDYTRGALDGYDATDIAGLITSRIDKARERLDEVLESVRALCEPVETPRTMETYLRFFCGTAAGDTAELKAREGQRLALYKLTAALVRAYANLAGDFAEAGVTPDEAKALKAEVTQFEAVRSAVKIRSGDYIDLKAYEPAMRHLIDTYVQAGDSEKLSAFDDLTLVQMLATRGPEAVEALPDGLRTSTDSVAETIENNVRRVIIDESPVNPKYYERMSALLDALIAQRREQAIDYAEFLKQASTLARQVQSPSSGAAYPRAIDTPGKQALFDNLGQNQPLALSVHHAVVTHREDDWRTVNAKMKTRKLRTAIKLALGAPGVLIAAEGSGTQEDLDARADRILELVRNQPEY from the coding sequence GTGAAGCAAATTTCCCTGAATGAGTTCACCACTCAGTGCCGAGTCCTACACCTCTTCACCGAGTCCCTCGGCTACACCTACCTCGGCCACTGGTCCGACCGCCCCGACAACCGCAACATCGAGCCCGCCCTGCTGCGGGCTTTTCTCTTGGCGCAAGGCGTGGACGCCGCACTCGCCAACCGCGCGATATTCCAGCTGGAGCAAACCGCCAACGACCGCGTCCAGCGCCTGCACGACCGCAACCGCGCCGTGTACGAGTTGCTGCGCTACGGCGTCAAGGTGCGCCCCGACGCGGGCGAGCAGACCCGCGATGTCTGGCTGATCGACTGGAAACACCCCGAGCGCAACCACTTCGGCATCGCCGAGGAAGTCACCGTCAAGCCGCACGACCCGCGCGCCCACACCAAGCGCCCTGACCTCGTGCTGTACGTCAACGGCATCGCCCTCGCCGTGATCGAGCTGAAACGCTCCACCGTCTCGGTGTCCGAAGGCATCCGCCAGAACCTCGACAACCAGAAACCCGAATTCATCGAAGGCTTCTTCTCGACGCTGCAGTTCGTCATGGCCGGCAGCGACACCGAGGGCCTGCGCTACGGCACCATCGGCACGCCCGAACGCCATTACCTGACCTGGCGCGAAGACGGCGCCGACCTCGCCGACGACCCGCGCAGCCCGCTCGACCAGCACCTCGGCTGGCTCTGCCACAAGGCGCGGCTGCTGGAGCTGGTCCACGACTTCGTGGTGTTCGACAGCGGGCGCAAGAAACTCTGTCGCCACAACCAGTATTTCGGCGTGCGCGCCGCCCAGACCCACCTGCAGCGCCGCGAGGGCGGCATCCTCTGGCACACCCAAGGGTCCGGCAAGAGCCTGACGATGGTCTGGCTGGCCAAATGGATCCGCGAACACATCGCCGACGCCCGCGTCCTCATCATCACCGACCGCACCGAACTCGACGCCCAGATCGAAAAGGTCTTCCACGGCGTGCAGGAACAGCTCCACCGCACCCGCGACGGCGCCGACCTCGTGCGCGTGCTGGGCGACGACCGGCCGTGGCTGATCGGCTCGCTGGTCCACAAGTTCGGCGGTGTCAGCCGGAAAACCGCGCGCGACGAAAACGACGGCGGCGAGGCGGGCGACGTGGCCGGGTTTGTCGAAGCGATCCACAAGGCGCTGCCCCCAGGCTTCCAGGCGCGGGGCCGGCTCCACGTCTTCGTGGACGAATGCCACCGCACCCAGTCCGGCCTGCTGCACGACGCGATGAAGGCCATCCTGCCCGACGCGGTCTTCATCGGCTTCACCGGCACGCCCCTGCTCAAGAGCGACAAGCAGCGCAGTATCGAGGTCTTCGGCGGCTACCTCCACACCTACAAGTTCAACGAGGCGGTGCGCGACCGCGTGGTGCTCGACCTGCGCTACGAGGCGCGCGACATCGACCAGCGCATCACCTCGCAGCGCAAGATCGACGACTGGTTCGAGGCCCACACCGCCGCGCTGACCGACCTCGCCAAGGCGCAGCTCAAGGCGCGCTGGGGCACGATGCAGACGCTGCTGTCGAGCCGCAGCCGGCTGGAGCAGATCGTGGCCGACATCCTGCTCGACATGGCCACCCGCGACCGCCTGAAGAGCGGGTGCGGCAACGCGATGCTGGTGGCGGGCAGCGTGTACGAGGCCTGCCGCTACCACGACCTGTTCTCGCGCACGCCGCTGGCCGGGCGCTGCGCGGTGGTCAGCTCCTACGTGCCGAAGGTGGCGGACGTGAAAGGCGAAGCGACCGGCGAAGGCGTGACGGACGCGCTGCAGAAGTACGAGACCTACCGCCGGATGCTGGCCGACTGGTTCAAGCTGCCGCCTGACGAAGCGGTGTTGCGCATCGACGACTTCGAGACCGAGGTGAAACAGCGCTTCATCGACGAGCCGGCGCAGATGCAACTGCTGATCGTCGTGGACAAGCTGCTGACCGGCTTCGACGCGCCGCCCGCGACCTACCTCTACATCGACAAGCCGATGCGCGACCACGGCCTGTTCCAGGCGATCTGCCGCGTCAACCGGCTGGACGGCGACGACAAGGAGGTGGGCTGCATCGTCGACTACAAGCACCTGTTCGAGCGCGTCGAGGGCGCGATCCAGGACTACACCCGCGGCGCGCTCGACGGCTACGACGCCACCGACATCGCCGGCCTCATCACCAGCCGCATCGACAAGGCCCGCGAGCGGTTGGACGAGGTGCTCGAATCGGTGCGGGCGCTGTGCGAGCCGGTCGAGACACCGCGGACGATGGAGACCTACCTGCGCTTCTTCTGCGGCACGGCGGCGGGGGACACAGCGGAACTCAAGGCACGGGAAGGCCAGCGGCTGGCGCTCTACAAGCTGACCGCGGCGCTGGTGCGCGCCTACGCGAACCTCGCGGGCGATTTCGCGGAAGCCGGCGTGACACCCGACGAAGCGAAGGCGCTGAAAGCCGAGGTGACGCAGTTCGAGGCGGTGCGCAGCGCGGTGAAGATCCGCAGCGGCGACTACATCGACCTGAAGGCCTACGAACCGGCGATGCGCCACCTGATCGACACCTACGTGCAGGCGGGCGACAGCGAAAAGCTCTCGGCCTTCGACGACCTGACGCTGGTGCAGATGCTTGCCACGCGCGGCCCCGAAGCGGTCGAGGCGCTGCCGGACGGGCTGCGCACGAGCACGGACTCGGTGGCCGAGACGATCGAGAACAACGTGCGCCGGGTCATCATCGACGAGTCGCCGGTCAACCCGAAGTACTACGAGCGCATGTCGGCGCTGCTGGACGCGCTGATCGCGCAGCGGCGGGAACAGGCGATCGACTACGCCGAGTTTCTCAAGCAGGCCAGCACGCTGGCGCGGCAGGTGCAGTCGCCCTCCTCCGGCGCGGCCTACCCGCGCGCCATCGACACACCCGGCAAACAGGCGCTGTTCGACAACCTCGGCCAGAACCAGCCGCTCGCGCTCAGCGTCCACCACGCCGTGGTGACACACCGCGAGGACGACTGGCGCACGGTCAACGCGAAGATGAAGACACGCAAGCTGCGCACGGCGATCAAGCTGGCCTTGGGTGCGCCGGGCGTGCTGATCGCGGCAGAAGGCAGCGGGACGCAGGAAGACCTGGATGCGCGGGCGGACCGTATCCTTGAGCTGGTCCGGAACCAGCCCGAATACTGA
- a CDS encoding restriction endonuclease subunit S — protein MLRIIANQERINIQQIRKLLIPFPKPAEQNAIASALSDMDALLAKLDQLIAKKRDIKQAAMQEFFEKPAKNWTSRKLTDISAFITKGSTPTTYGFNWETSGVLFLRSECVSDAGIDLTQSMHISPEAHAVLKRSEVLQGDLLMTITGNVGRVVQATPECDGSNINQHIARIRINDPQINSRFVYHYFSQRRVRKDFEKITTGQAYPQLSLAQVRDCKIPMPELPEQNRIAGVLSDMDTEITALEARREKTRLIKQGMMQNLLSRQACQLMIQLT, from the coding sequence TTGCTGAGAATCATTGCTAATCAGGAAAGAATAAATATTCAGCAAATTCGAAAGTTATTGATTCCATTCCCCAAACCAGCAGAGCAAAACGCCATTGCTTCTGCCCTGTCGGATATGGACGCCCTGCTCGCCAAGCTCGACCAACTCATCGCCAAGAAGCGGGATATCAAGCAGGCGGCGATGCAGGAGTTTTTCGAGAAGCCAGCCAAAAACTGGACTTCTCGCAAGCTGACAGACATTTCAGCATTCATCACCAAAGGTTCAACACCAACGACCTATGGTTTCAACTGGGAAACCAGCGGCGTTCTGTTTCTGCGGAGCGAATGTGTCAGCGATGCAGGCATTGACCTGACCCAATCCATGCACATATCGCCAGAAGCCCACGCCGTATTGAAACGCAGCGAAGTGCTGCAAGGCGACTTGCTCATGACCATTACCGGCAACGTGGGGCGCGTGGTCCAAGCAACTCCAGAATGCGACGGCAGCAACATCAATCAGCACATCGCCCGCATCAGGATCAACGACCCTCAAATCAATTCGAGATTCGTCTATCACTACTTTTCCCAGCGCCGCGTTCGCAAGGACTTCGAGAAAATCACGACCGGCCAAGCATATCCGCAACTGAGTCTCGCCCAGGTACGTGACTGCAAGATCCCGATGCCGGAACTGCCTGAACAGAATCGAATCGCGGGCGTGCTCAGTGACATGGACACCGAGATCACCGCCCTCGAAGCCCGCCGAGAAAAAACTCGCCTCATCAAGCAAGGGATGATGCAGAATTTACTGTCAAGGCAAGCATGCCAACTTATGATCCAACTCACTTAA
- a CDS encoding IS1595 family transposase produces the protein MPMNRIQFQQGMSLPEFMASFGTEEQCAEAVKQARWPQGFECPRCGSAAHYVVGHGARKLFQCNGCRHQTSLTAGSLFASTKLPLKTWFLAIYLLSQAKTGLSALALKRQVGVSYPTAWLMHQKIMHAMAERVDQYRLDGTVQLDDAYLGGERSGGKAGRGSENKVPFVAAVSVDDQGHPQYVKLAPVSGFTLEAVGQWAQAALMPGTRVVSDGLGCFAAVTSAGCLHTPIVVGQRKPRELPEFTWVNTVLGNLKTTLSGAFHAFKYPKYASSYLAAFAYRFNRRFDLRGLVARLIIDVARCKPRAQRVVLGNAEDRC, from the coding sequence ATGCCGATGAACCGAATCCAGTTCCAGCAGGGGATGTCGCTGCCAGAGTTCATGGCCAGCTTCGGCACGGAAGAGCAATGCGCCGAGGCGGTCAAGCAGGCGCGCTGGCCGCAGGGCTTCGAGTGCCCGCGCTGCGGCAGTGCGGCGCACTACGTGGTGGGCCACGGGGCGCGCAAGCTGTTCCAGTGCAACGGCTGCCGCCACCAGACATCGCTGACCGCGGGCAGCCTGTTCGCCAGCACCAAGCTGCCACTGAAGACGTGGTTCCTGGCGATCTACCTGCTCAGCCAGGCCAAGACGGGACTGTCGGCGCTGGCGCTCAAGCGGCAGGTGGGCGTGAGCTACCCGACGGCGTGGCTGATGCACCAGAAGATCATGCACGCGATGGCCGAGCGGGTGGACCAGTACCGACTCGACGGCACGGTGCAGCTCGACGATGCCTACCTTGGCGGAGAGCGCAGCGGCGGCAAGGCGGGCCGGGGTTCGGAGAACAAGGTGCCGTTCGTGGCGGCGGTCTCGGTCGATGACCAGGGGCATCCGCAGTACGTCAAGCTCGCGCCGGTGAGCGGCTTCACGCTGGAGGCGGTGGGCCAGTGGGCGCAGGCGGCGCTGATGCCGGGAACGCGGGTGGTCAGCGACGGGCTGGGGTGCTTCGCCGCGGTCACCAGCGCGGGCTGCCTGCACACGCCGATCGTGGTGGGCCAGCGCAAGCCGCGCGAGCTGCCCGAGTTCACCTGGGTCAACACGGTGCTGGGCAACCTGAAGACGACGTTGTCGGGTGCGTTCCATGCGTTCAAGTACCCCAAGTACGCCAGCAGCTATCTGGCAGCGTTCGCCTACCGCTTCAACCGCCGGTTCGACCTGCGCGGGCTGGTGGCTCGGCTCATCATCGATGTCGCGCGGTGCAAGCCTCGGGCTCAGCGGGTCGTTCTGGGGAATGCTGAGGATCGTTGCTAA
- a CDS encoding restriction endonuclease subunit S: protein MSTNQKPKNELPTDWDYSELGDYWDVIDCKHITAKFILDGYPVASIAEVQSKFVDLTNAKQTTEDFYLQLCEGNRKPKPGDLIISRNATIGSVAQVSNTHPKFAMGQDVCLLRRRNEIYSPESLQQTLQSEAIGRQISDAMVGSTFKRIPD from the coding sequence ATGAGCACCAATCAAAAGCCAAAAAATGAACTTCCGACAGACTGGGACTATAGTGAACTCGGCGACTATTGGGATGTAATCGACTGCAAGCATATAACCGCAAAATTCATCCTCGATGGATATCCCGTTGCGAGCATCGCAGAAGTTCAAAGTAAATTCGTCGATCTAACCAATGCCAAACAAACAACAGAAGATTTTTATCTCCAACTTTGTGAAGGCAACAGAAAGCCGAAACCCGGCGATTTAATAATAAGTAGGAACGCAACTATCGGCTCTGTCGCTCAAGTAAGCAACACGCATCCAAAATTCGCAATGGGGCAAGATGTTTGCCTATTGAGAAGACGAAATGAAATTTACTCGCCAGAATCCCTTCAGCAGACACTTCAGTCTGAAGCCATTGGGAGACAGATTTCAGATGCCATGGTTGGCTCAACATTCAAAAGAATACCTGATTAG